The Triticum aestivum cultivar Chinese Spring chromosome 3A, IWGSC CS RefSeq v2.1, whole genome shotgun sequence genome includes a region encoding these proteins:
- the LOC123060435 gene encoding probable WRKY transcription factor 13: protein MMFPSPGGAAMALAHGQAASTGATTAGGTATAITFSFQPSDPPVNGGLSHHHSLLGYSPLVLDHPTTTTSSSTIPTAAPTLHHIHAHAGAIHPARSSPPHPWSCEEADRERQRGKGAVAGMGINSAAAGGSGGGERSHGSSAAAAGMGVGAVRMKKAAGGGAVKARRKVREPRFCFKTMSDVDVLDDGYKWRKYGQKVVKNTQHPRSYYRCTQDKCRVKKRVERLAEDPRMVITTYEGRHVHSPSRDDDDAARASAEMSFIW from the exons ATGATGTTCCCATCACCAGGGGGTGCGGCGATGGCGCTGGCCCACGGCCAAGCAGCTTCCACGGGCGCAACGACCGCCGGCGGCACCGCGACCGCCATAACCTTCAGCTTCCAGCCCTCCGATCCTCCTGTGAACGGCGGCCTCTCCCACCACCATAGCCTCCTAGGTTACAGCCCCCTCGTACTAGACCACCCAACCACCACTACTTCCTCCTCCACCATCCCTACCGCCGCTCCCACACTTCACCACATCCATGCTCATGCCGGAGCCATCCATCCTGCAAGGTCATCCCCTCCACATCCATG GTCTTGCGAGGAAGCTGATCGAGAAAGGCAGAGGGGGAAGGGCGCGGTGGCAGGCATGGGGATTAACAGCGCGGCGGCCGGCGGAAGTGGAGGTGGTGAACGGTCACacgggtcgtcggcggcggctgcggggaTGGGGGTCGGCGCGGTGAGGATGAAGAAGGCGGCGGGGGGAGGAGCGGTGAAGGCGCGGCGGAAGGTGCGGGAGCCGAGGTTCTGCTTCAAGACCATGAGCGACGTCGACGTGCTCGACGACGGCTACAAGTGGCGCAAGTATGGCCAGAAGGTCGTCAAGAACACGCAGCACCCACG GAGCTACTACCGGTGCACGCAGGACAAGTGCCGGGTGAAGAAGCGGGTGGAGCGGCTGGCGGAGGACCCGCGCATGGTGATCACCACCTACGAGGGGCGGCACGTCCACTCCCCCTCCcgggacgacgacgacgccgcGCGCGCCAGCGCCGAGATGAGCTTCATCTGGTAG